A genomic segment from Pseudomonas sp. S09G 359 encodes:
- a CDS encoding aspartate/glutamate racemase family protein → MRIACLHTAASNISVFDAAAQALGLGPEVLRHEVRAGLLAAAEHAGQLTPEIAAATAAALLALAQHADAVVLTCSTLGPAIEGIGTRTPILRTDAALATSAVQAGGKVVVLCAVQTTLEPTSRLFREAALHANARVEVQWVPGAWDLFKAGDIDGYLAAVAKAADAAYVAGASTVALAQASMGGAAASVTAGPRPLTSALTGLEAAVRSVEHPPEVGLQQVDLG, encoded by the coding sequence ATGCGCATTGCCTGCCTGCACACCGCCGCCAGTAACATCAGCGTGTTTGACGCGGCCGCCCAAGCCTTGGGGCTCGGCCCGGAGGTGCTGCGTCATGAAGTGCGCGCCGGCCTCTTGGCCGCAGCCGAACACGCCGGCCAGCTGACGCCCGAAATCGCCGCTGCAACCGCAGCGGCGCTGCTGGCACTGGCGCAGCACGCGGATGCGGTTGTCCTCACCTGCTCGACCCTGGGCCCGGCGATTGAAGGGATCGGCACCCGCACGCCGATTCTGCGCACCGACGCAGCACTCGCCACTTCAGCGGTTCAGGCCGGCGGCAAGGTCGTGGTGTTGTGTGCGGTGCAGACAACCCTGGAGCCCACCTCGCGGCTGTTCCGTGAGGCGGCGTTGCACGCGAATGCGCGCGTCGAGGTGCAATGGGTTCCGGGGGCATGGGACCTGTTCAAGGCGGGCGACATCGACGGTTACCTGGCGGCTGTCGCCAAGGCCGCCGATGCCGCCTACGTGGCAGGTGCATCAACGGTTGCGTTGGCTCAGGCATCAATGGGCGGCGCGGCCGCGTCTGTCACGGCAGGCCCACGCCCGCTCACCAGTGCCCTGACCGGCCTGGAAGCCGCCGTGCGCTCAGTTGAGCACCCGCCCGAGGTAGGCCTCCAGCAGGTCGACCTGGGCTGA